From a region of the Arvicanthis niloticus isolate mArvNil1 chromosome 6, mArvNil1.pat.X, whole genome shotgun sequence genome:
- the Stat3 gene encoding signal transducer and activator of transcription 3 isoform X2, translated as MAQWNQLQQLDTRYLEQLHQLYSDSFPMELRQFLAPWIESQDWAYAASKESHATLVFHNLLGEIDQQYSRFLQESNVLYQHNLRRIKQFLQSRYLEKPMEIARIVARCLWEESRLLQTAATAAQQGGQANHPTAAVVTEKQQMLEQHLQDVRKRVQDLEQKMKVVENLQDDFDFNYKTLKSQGDMQDLNGNNQSVTRQKMQQLEQMLTALDQMRRSIVSELAGLLSAMEYVQKTLTDEELADWKRRQQIACIGGPPNICLDRLENWITSLAESQLQTRQQIKKLEELQQKVSYKGDPIVQHRPMLEERIVDLFRNLMKSAFVVERQPCMPMHPDRPLVIKTGVQFTTKVRLLVKFPELNYQLKIKVCIDKDSGDVAALRGSRKFNILGTNTKVMNMEESNNGSLSAEFKHLTLREQRCGNGGRANCDASLIVTEELHLITFETEVYHQGLKIDLETHSLPVVVISNICQMPNAWASILWYNMLTNNPKNVNFFTKPPIGTWDQVAEVLSWQFSSTTKRGLSIEQLTTLAEKLLGPGVNYSGCQITWAKFCKENMAGKGFSFWVWLDNIIDLVKKYILALWNEGYIMGFISKERERAILSTKPPGTFLLRFSESSKEGGVTFTWVEKDISGKTQIQSVEPYTKQQLNNMSFAEIIMGYKIMDATNILVSPLVYLYPDIPKEEAFGKYCRPESQEHPEADPGAAPYLKTKFICVTPTTCSNTIDLPMSPRTLDSLMQFGNNGEGAEPSAGGQFESLTFDMDLTSECATSPM; from the exons GGCATATGCAGCCAGCAAAGAGTCACATGCCACATTGGTGTTTCATAACCTCCTGGGCGAGATTGACCAGCAGTATAGCCGATTCCTGCAGGAGTCCAATGTCCTCTATCAGCACAACCTGCGAAGAATCAAGCAGTTCCTGCAG AGCAGGTATCTTGAGAAGCCAATGGAAATTGCCCGGATTGTGGCCCGATGCCTGTGGGAAGAGTCTCGCCTCCTCCAGACGGCAGCCACAGCAGCCCAG caaGGGGGCCAGGCCAACCACCCAACAGCTGCCGTAGTGACAGAGAAGCAGCAGATGTTGGAGCAGCATCTTCAGGACGTCCGGAAACGTGTGCAG GATCtagaacagaaaatgaaagtgGTAGAGAATCTCCAGGATGACTTTGATTTCAACTATAAAACCCTCAAGAGCCAAGGAG ACATGCAGGATCTGAATGGAAACAACCAGTCTGTAACCAGACAGAAGATGCAGCAGCTGGAACAGATGCTCACAGCCCTGGACCAGATGCGGAGA AGCATCGTGAGTGAGCTCGCTGGGCTCTTGTCGGCAATGGAGTATGTGCAGAAGACACTGACTGATGAAGAGCTGGCCGACTGGAAGAGGCGGCAGCAGATAGCGTGCATCGGAGGCCCTCCCAACATCTGCCTGGACCGTCTGGAAAACTG GATAACTTCATTAGCAGAATCCCAACTTCAGACCCGCCAACAAATTAAGAAACTGGAGGAGCTACAACAGAAAGTGTCCTACAAGGGGGACCCTATCGTGCAGCACCGGCCAATGCTGGAAGAAAGGATCGTGGATCTGTTCAGAAACTTAATGAAGAG TGCTTTCGTGGTAGAGCGGCAGCCCTGCATGCCCATGCACCCGGACCGGCCCTTAGTCATCAAGACTGGTGTCCAGTTTACCACGAAAGTCAG GTTGCTGGTCAAATTTCCTGAGTTGAATTATCAGCTTAAAATTAAAGTGTGCATTGATAA AGACTCTGGGGATGTTGCCGCCCTCAGAGG GTCTCGGAAATTTAACATTCTGGGCACGAACACAAAAGTGATGAACATGGAGGAGTCCAACAATGGCAGCCTGTCTGCAGAGTTCAAGCACCTG ACCCTGAGGGAGCAGAGATGTGGGAATGGAGGCCGTGCCAATTGTGAT GCTTCCTTGATTGTGACCGAGGAGCTGCACCTGATCACCTTCGAGACTGAGGTGTACCACCAAGGCCTCAAGATCGACCTAGAG ACCCACTCCTTGCCAGTTGTGGTGATCTCCAACATCTGTCAGATGCCAAATGCCTGGGCATCAATCTTGTGGTATAACATGCTGACCAATAACCCCAAG AACGTGAACTTCTTCACTAAGCCTCCGATTGGAACCTGGGACCAAGTGGCTGAGGTGCTCAGCTGGCAGTTCTCGTCCACCACAAAGCGAGGGCTGAGCATCGAGCAGCTGACCACACTGGCTGAGAAGCTCTTAG GGCCTGGTGTGAACTACTCAGGGTGTCAGATCACATGGGCTAAATTTTGCAAA GAAAACATGGCTGGCAAGGGCTTCTCCTTCTGGGTCTGGCTAGACAATATCATCGACCTTGTGAAAAAGTATATTTTGGCCCTTTGGAATGAAGG GTACATCATGGGTTTCATCAGCAAGGAGCGGGAGCGAGCCATCCTGAGCACAAAGCCCCCGGGCACCTTCCTACTGCGGTTCAGCGAGAGCAGCAAAGAAGGGGGGGTCACTTTCACTTGGGTGGAAAAGGACATCAGTG GAAAGACCCAGATCCAGTCTGTGGAACCATACACCAAGCAGCAACTGAACAACATGTCATTTGCTGAAATCATCATGGGCTACAAGATCATGGATGCTACCAACATCCTGGTATCCCCACTGGTCTACCTCTACCCCGACATTCCCAAGGAGGAGGCATTTGGGAAGTATTGTCGGCCCGAGAGCCAGGAGCACCCCGAAGCTGACCCAG GTGCTGCCCCTTACCTGAAGACCAAGTTCATCTGTGTGACACC AACGACCTGCAGCAATACCATTGACCTGCCGATGTCCCCCCGCACTTTAGATTCATTGATGCAGTTTGGAAATAACGGTGAAGGTGCTGAGCCCTCCGCAGGAGGGCAGTTTG AGTCGCTCACCTTTGACATGGATCTGACCTCGGAGTGTGCTACCTCCCCCATGTGA
- the Stat3 gene encoding signal transducer and activator of transcription 3 isoform X1, whose amino-acid sequence MAQWNQLQQLDTRYLEQLHQLYSDSFPMELRQFLAPWIESQDWAYAASKESHATLVFHNLLGEIDQQYSRFLQESNVLYQHNLRRIKQFLQSRYLEKPMEIARIVARCLWEESRLLQTAATAAQQGGQANHPTAAVVTEKQQMLEQHLQDVRKRVQDLEQKMKVVENLQDDFDFNYKTLKSQGDMQDLNGNNQSVTRQKMQQLEQMLTALDQMRRSIVSELAGLLSAMEYVQKTLTDEELADWKRRQQIACIGGPPNICLDRLENWITSLAESQLQTRQQIKKLEELQQKVSYKGDPIVQHRPMLEERIVDLFRNLMKSAFVVERQPCMPMHPDRPLVIKTGVQFTTKVRLLVKFPELNYQLKIKVCIDKDSGDVAALRGSRKFNILGTNTKVMNMEESNNGSLSAEFKHLTLREQRCGNGGRANCDASLIVTEELHLITFETEVYHQGLKIDLETHSLPVVVISNICQMPNAWASILWYNMLTNNPKNVNFFTKPPIGTWDQVAEVLSWQFSSTTKRGLSIEQLTTLAEKLLGPGVNYSGCQITWAKFCKENMAGKGFSFWVWLDNIIDLVKKYILALWNEGYIMGFISKERERAILSTKPPGTFLLRFSESSKEGGVTFTWVEKDISGKTQIQSVEPYTKQQLNNMSFAEIIMGYKIMDATNILVSPLVYLYPDIPKEEAFGKYCRPESQEHPEADPGSAAPYLKTKFICVTPTTCSNTIDLPMSPRTLDSLMQFGNNGEGAEPSAGGQFESLTFDMDLTSECATSPM is encoded by the exons GGCATATGCAGCCAGCAAAGAGTCACATGCCACATTGGTGTTTCATAACCTCCTGGGCGAGATTGACCAGCAGTATAGCCGATTCCTGCAGGAGTCCAATGTCCTCTATCAGCACAACCTGCGAAGAATCAAGCAGTTCCTGCAG AGCAGGTATCTTGAGAAGCCAATGGAAATTGCCCGGATTGTGGCCCGATGCCTGTGGGAAGAGTCTCGCCTCCTCCAGACGGCAGCCACAGCAGCCCAG caaGGGGGCCAGGCCAACCACCCAACAGCTGCCGTAGTGACAGAGAAGCAGCAGATGTTGGAGCAGCATCTTCAGGACGTCCGGAAACGTGTGCAG GATCtagaacagaaaatgaaagtgGTAGAGAATCTCCAGGATGACTTTGATTTCAACTATAAAACCCTCAAGAGCCAAGGAG ACATGCAGGATCTGAATGGAAACAACCAGTCTGTAACCAGACAGAAGATGCAGCAGCTGGAACAGATGCTCACAGCCCTGGACCAGATGCGGAGA AGCATCGTGAGTGAGCTCGCTGGGCTCTTGTCGGCAATGGAGTATGTGCAGAAGACACTGACTGATGAAGAGCTGGCCGACTGGAAGAGGCGGCAGCAGATAGCGTGCATCGGAGGCCCTCCCAACATCTGCCTGGACCGTCTGGAAAACTG GATAACTTCATTAGCAGAATCCCAACTTCAGACCCGCCAACAAATTAAGAAACTGGAGGAGCTACAACAGAAAGTGTCCTACAAGGGGGACCCTATCGTGCAGCACCGGCCAATGCTGGAAGAAAGGATCGTGGATCTGTTCAGAAACTTAATGAAGAG TGCTTTCGTGGTAGAGCGGCAGCCCTGCATGCCCATGCACCCGGACCGGCCCTTAGTCATCAAGACTGGTGTCCAGTTTACCACGAAAGTCAG GTTGCTGGTCAAATTTCCTGAGTTGAATTATCAGCTTAAAATTAAAGTGTGCATTGATAA AGACTCTGGGGATGTTGCCGCCCTCAGAGG GTCTCGGAAATTTAACATTCTGGGCACGAACACAAAAGTGATGAACATGGAGGAGTCCAACAATGGCAGCCTGTCTGCAGAGTTCAAGCACCTG ACCCTGAGGGAGCAGAGATGTGGGAATGGAGGCCGTGCCAATTGTGAT GCTTCCTTGATTGTGACCGAGGAGCTGCACCTGATCACCTTCGAGACTGAGGTGTACCACCAAGGCCTCAAGATCGACCTAGAG ACCCACTCCTTGCCAGTTGTGGTGATCTCCAACATCTGTCAGATGCCAAATGCCTGGGCATCAATCTTGTGGTATAACATGCTGACCAATAACCCCAAG AACGTGAACTTCTTCACTAAGCCTCCGATTGGAACCTGGGACCAAGTGGCTGAGGTGCTCAGCTGGCAGTTCTCGTCCACCACAAAGCGAGGGCTGAGCATCGAGCAGCTGACCACACTGGCTGAGAAGCTCTTAG GGCCTGGTGTGAACTACTCAGGGTGTCAGATCACATGGGCTAAATTTTGCAAA GAAAACATGGCTGGCAAGGGCTTCTCCTTCTGGGTCTGGCTAGACAATATCATCGACCTTGTGAAAAAGTATATTTTGGCCCTTTGGAATGAAGG GTACATCATGGGTTTCATCAGCAAGGAGCGGGAGCGAGCCATCCTGAGCACAAAGCCCCCGGGCACCTTCCTACTGCGGTTCAGCGAGAGCAGCAAAGAAGGGGGGGTCACTTTCACTTGGGTGGAAAAGGACATCAGTG GAAAGACCCAGATCCAGTCTGTGGAACCATACACCAAGCAGCAACTGAACAACATGTCATTTGCTGAAATCATCATGGGCTACAAGATCATGGATGCTACCAACATCCTGGTATCCCCACTGGTCTACCTCTACCCCGACATTCCCAAGGAGGAGGCATTTGGGAAGTATTGTCGGCCCGAGAGCCAGGAGCACCCCGAAGCTGACCCAGGTA GTGCTGCCCCTTACCTGAAGACCAAGTTCATCTGTGTGACACC AACGACCTGCAGCAATACCATTGACCTGCCGATGTCCCCCCGCACTTTAGATTCATTGATGCAGTTTGGAAATAACGGTGAAGGTGCTGAGCCCTCCGCAGGAGGGCAGTTTG AGTCGCTCACCTTTGACATGGATCTGACCTCGGAGTGTGCTACCTCCCCCATGTGA
- the Stat3 gene encoding signal transducer and activator of transcription 3 isoform X3 has translation MAQWNQLQQLDTRYLEQLHQLYSDSFPMELRQFLAPWIESQDWAYAASKESHATLVFHNLLGEIDQQYSRFLQESNVLYQHNLRRIKQFLQSRYLEKPMEIARIVARCLWEESRLLQTAATAAQQGGQANHPTAAVVTEKQQMLEQHLQDVRKRVQDLEQKMKVVENLQDDFDFNYKTLKSQGDMQDLNGNNQSVTRQKMQQLEQMLTALDQMRRSIVSELAGLLSAMEYVQKTLTDEELADWKRRQQIACIGGPPNICLDRLENWITSLAESQLQTRQQIKKLEELQQKVSYKGDPIVQHRPMLEERIVDLFRNLMKSAFVVERQPCMPMHPDRPLVIKTGVQFTTKVRLLVKFPELNYQLKIKVCIDKDSGDVAALRGSRKFNILGTNTKVMNMEESNNGSLSAEFKHLTLREQRCGNGGRANCDASLIVTEELHLITFETEVYHQGLKIDLETHSLPVVVISNICQMPNAWASILWYNMLTNNPKNVNFFTKPPIGTWDQVAEVLSWQFSSTTKRGLSIEQLTTLAEKLLGPGVNYSGCQITWAKFCKENMAGKGFSFWVWLDNIIDLVKKYILALWNEGYIMGFISKERERAILSTKPPGTFLLRFSESSKEGGVTFTWVEKDISGKTQIQSVEPYTKQQLNNMSFAEIIMGYKIMDATNILVSPLVYLYPDIPKEEAFGKYCRPESQEHPEADPGSAAPYLKTKFICVTPFIDAVWK, from the exons GGCATATGCAGCCAGCAAAGAGTCACATGCCACATTGGTGTTTCATAACCTCCTGGGCGAGATTGACCAGCAGTATAGCCGATTCCTGCAGGAGTCCAATGTCCTCTATCAGCACAACCTGCGAAGAATCAAGCAGTTCCTGCAG AGCAGGTATCTTGAGAAGCCAATGGAAATTGCCCGGATTGTGGCCCGATGCCTGTGGGAAGAGTCTCGCCTCCTCCAGACGGCAGCCACAGCAGCCCAG caaGGGGGCCAGGCCAACCACCCAACAGCTGCCGTAGTGACAGAGAAGCAGCAGATGTTGGAGCAGCATCTTCAGGACGTCCGGAAACGTGTGCAG GATCtagaacagaaaatgaaagtgGTAGAGAATCTCCAGGATGACTTTGATTTCAACTATAAAACCCTCAAGAGCCAAGGAG ACATGCAGGATCTGAATGGAAACAACCAGTCTGTAACCAGACAGAAGATGCAGCAGCTGGAACAGATGCTCACAGCCCTGGACCAGATGCGGAGA AGCATCGTGAGTGAGCTCGCTGGGCTCTTGTCGGCAATGGAGTATGTGCAGAAGACACTGACTGATGAAGAGCTGGCCGACTGGAAGAGGCGGCAGCAGATAGCGTGCATCGGAGGCCCTCCCAACATCTGCCTGGACCGTCTGGAAAACTG GATAACTTCATTAGCAGAATCCCAACTTCAGACCCGCCAACAAATTAAGAAACTGGAGGAGCTACAACAGAAAGTGTCCTACAAGGGGGACCCTATCGTGCAGCACCGGCCAATGCTGGAAGAAAGGATCGTGGATCTGTTCAGAAACTTAATGAAGAG TGCTTTCGTGGTAGAGCGGCAGCCCTGCATGCCCATGCACCCGGACCGGCCCTTAGTCATCAAGACTGGTGTCCAGTTTACCACGAAAGTCAG GTTGCTGGTCAAATTTCCTGAGTTGAATTATCAGCTTAAAATTAAAGTGTGCATTGATAA AGACTCTGGGGATGTTGCCGCCCTCAGAGG GTCTCGGAAATTTAACATTCTGGGCACGAACACAAAAGTGATGAACATGGAGGAGTCCAACAATGGCAGCCTGTCTGCAGAGTTCAAGCACCTG ACCCTGAGGGAGCAGAGATGTGGGAATGGAGGCCGTGCCAATTGTGAT GCTTCCTTGATTGTGACCGAGGAGCTGCACCTGATCACCTTCGAGACTGAGGTGTACCACCAAGGCCTCAAGATCGACCTAGAG ACCCACTCCTTGCCAGTTGTGGTGATCTCCAACATCTGTCAGATGCCAAATGCCTGGGCATCAATCTTGTGGTATAACATGCTGACCAATAACCCCAAG AACGTGAACTTCTTCACTAAGCCTCCGATTGGAACCTGGGACCAAGTGGCTGAGGTGCTCAGCTGGCAGTTCTCGTCCACCACAAAGCGAGGGCTGAGCATCGAGCAGCTGACCACACTGGCTGAGAAGCTCTTAG GGCCTGGTGTGAACTACTCAGGGTGTCAGATCACATGGGCTAAATTTTGCAAA GAAAACATGGCTGGCAAGGGCTTCTCCTTCTGGGTCTGGCTAGACAATATCATCGACCTTGTGAAAAAGTATATTTTGGCCCTTTGGAATGAAGG GTACATCATGGGTTTCATCAGCAAGGAGCGGGAGCGAGCCATCCTGAGCACAAAGCCCCCGGGCACCTTCCTACTGCGGTTCAGCGAGAGCAGCAAAGAAGGGGGGGTCACTTTCACTTGGGTGGAAAAGGACATCAGTG GAAAGACCCAGATCCAGTCTGTGGAACCATACACCAAGCAGCAACTGAACAACATGTCATTTGCTGAAATCATCATGGGCTACAAGATCATGGATGCTACCAACATCCTGGTATCCCCACTGGTCTACCTCTACCCCGACATTCCCAAGGAGGAGGCATTTGGGAAGTATTGTCGGCCCGAGAGCCAGGAGCACCCCGAAGCTGACCCAGGTA GTGCTGCCCCTTACCTGAAGACCAAGTTCATCTGTGTGACACC ATTCATTGATGCAGTTTGGAAATAA
- the Stat3 gene encoding signal transducer and activator of transcription 3 isoform X4, with protein sequence MAQWNQLQQLDTRYLEQLHQLYSDSFPMELRQFLAPWIESQDWAYAASKESHATLVFHNLLGEIDQQYSRFLQESNVLYQHNLRRIKQFLQSRYLEKPMEIARIVARCLWEESRLLQTAATAAQQGGQANHPTAAVVTEKQQMLEQHLQDVRKRVQDLEQKMKVVENLQDDFDFNYKTLKSQGDMQDLNGNNQSVTRQKMQQLEQMLTALDQMRRSIVSELAGLLSAMEYVQKTLTDEELADWKRRQQIACIGGPPNICLDRLENWITSLAESQLQTRQQIKKLEELQQKVSYKGDPIVQHRPMLEERIVDLFRNLMKSAFVVERQPCMPMHPDRPLVIKTGVQFTTKVRLLVKFPELNYQLKIKVCIDKDSGDVAALRGSRKFNILGTNTKVMNMEESNNGSLSAEFKHLTLREQRCGNGGRANCDASLIVTEELHLITFETEVYHQGLKIDLETHSLPVVVISNICQMPNAWASILWYNMLTNNPKNVNFFTKPPIGTWDQVAEVLSWQFSSTTKRGLSIEQLTTLAEKLLGPGVNYSGCQITWAKFCKENMAGKGFSFWVWLDNIIDLVKKYILALWNEGYIMGFISKERERAILSTKPPGTFLLRFSESSKEGGVTFTWVEKDISGKTQIQSVEPYTKQQLNNMSFAEIIMGYKIMDATNILVSPLVYLYPDIPKEEAFGKYCRPESQEHPEADPGAAPYLKTKFICVTPFIDAVWK encoded by the exons GGCATATGCAGCCAGCAAAGAGTCACATGCCACATTGGTGTTTCATAACCTCCTGGGCGAGATTGACCAGCAGTATAGCCGATTCCTGCAGGAGTCCAATGTCCTCTATCAGCACAACCTGCGAAGAATCAAGCAGTTCCTGCAG AGCAGGTATCTTGAGAAGCCAATGGAAATTGCCCGGATTGTGGCCCGATGCCTGTGGGAAGAGTCTCGCCTCCTCCAGACGGCAGCCACAGCAGCCCAG caaGGGGGCCAGGCCAACCACCCAACAGCTGCCGTAGTGACAGAGAAGCAGCAGATGTTGGAGCAGCATCTTCAGGACGTCCGGAAACGTGTGCAG GATCtagaacagaaaatgaaagtgGTAGAGAATCTCCAGGATGACTTTGATTTCAACTATAAAACCCTCAAGAGCCAAGGAG ACATGCAGGATCTGAATGGAAACAACCAGTCTGTAACCAGACAGAAGATGCAGCAGCTGGAACAGATGCTCACAGCCCTGGACCAGATGCGGAGA AGCATCGTGAGTGAGCTCGCTGGGCTCTTGTCGGCAATGGAGTATGTGCAGAAGACACTGACTGATGAAGAGCTGGCCGACTGGAAGAGGCGGCAGCAGATAGCGTGCATCGGAGGCCCTCCCAACATCTGCCTGGACCGTCTGGAAAACTG GATAACTTCATTAGCAGAATCCCAACTTCAGACCCGCCAACAAATTAAGAAACTGGAGGAGCTACAACAGAAAGTGTCCTACAAGGGGGACCCTATCGTGCAGCACCGGCCAATGCTGGAAGAAAGGATCGTGGATCTGTTCAGAAACTTAATGAAGAG TGCTTTCGTGGTAGAGCGGCAGCCCTGCATGCCCATGCACCCGGACCGGCCCTTAGTCATCAAGACTGGTGTCCAGTTTACCACGAAAGTCAG GTTGCTGGTCAAATTTCCTGAGTTGAATTATCAGCTTAAAATTAAAGTGTGCATTGATAA AGACTCTGGGGATGTTGCCGCCCTCAGAGG GTCTCGGAAATTTAACATTCTGGGCACGAACACAAAAGTGATGAACATGGAGGAGTCCAACAATGGCAGCCTGTCTGCAGAGTTCAAGCACCTG ACCCTGAGGGAGCAGAGATGTGGGAATGGAGGCCGTGCCAATTGTGAT GCTTCCTTGATTGTGACCGAGGAGCTGCACCTGATCACCTTCGAGACTGAGGTGTACCACCAAGGCCTCAAGATCGACCTAGAG ACCCACTCCTTGCCAGTTGTGGTGATCTCCAACATCTGTCAGATGCCAAATGCCTGGGCATCAATCTTGTGGTATAACATGCTGACCAATAACCCCAAG AACGTGAACTTCTTCACTAAGCCTCCGATTGGAACCTGGGACCAAGTGGCTGAGGTGCTCAGCTGGCAGTTCTCGTCCACCACAAAGCGAGGGCTGAGCATCGAGCAGCTGACCACACTGGCTGAGAAGCTCTTAG GGCCTGGTGTGAACTACTCAGGGTGTCAGATCACATGGGCTAAATTTTGCAAA GAAAACATGGCTGGCAAGGGCTTCTCCTTCTGGGTCTGGCTAGACAATATCATCGACCTTGTGAAAAAGTATATTTTGGCCCTTTGGAATGAAGG GTACATCATGGGTTTCATCAGCAAGGAGCGGGAGCGAGCCATCCTGAGCACAAAGCCCCCGGGCACCTTCCTACTGCGGTTCAGCGAGAGCAGCAAAGAAGGGGGGGTCACTTTCACTTGGGTGGAAAAGGACATCAGTG GAAAGACCCAGATCCAGTCTGTGGAACCATACACCAAGCAGCAACTGAACAACATGTCATTTGCTGAAATCATCATGGGCTACAAGATCATGGATGCTACCAACATCCTGGTATCCCCACTGGTCTACCTCTACCCCGACATTCCCAAGGAGGAGGCATTTGGGAAGTATTGTCGGCCCGAGAGCCAGGAGCACCCCGAAGCTGACCCAG GTGCTGCCCCTTACCTGAAGACCAAGTTCATCTGTGTGACACC ATTCATTGATGCAGTTTGGAAATAA